In one Blastocatellia bacterium genomic region, the following are encoded:
- a CDS encoding tetratricopeptide repeat protein: protein MKDNLTNYSNLSLTKSQQNLLIILTIIFVSFLAFANSSLGEFVYDDITLIQTNNSLNSLSKIPELFLQSYFGEGNIAGTYRPLTMLSFALNYAISGLEPYSYHLVNIFINTINSLLVYWIVKYYSQSKLLGIFTALLFSVHPVHSESVAAIYGRPELLVTMFLLIAWVYYLKSLTSKYYYIISLLSYFLSLFCKESGIVFFGILLLVQFCTKTSWKEKLIPEIKAWGYILCTIPYLVIRTLVTGAFGVPKAGQLLGAESFLTRLYTMSLGFVQYFKMLVWPFNLATEYDYSIIPKTTTLNLTASLSLLLIFLIIAFALWQSGKTPIISFAILFFFVTTSIISNIFFPTGILIAERVIYLPLASICLLLAAFFYQLYQLGWQKLSLFSFILVLSLMITTTYYRNLDFQNNIALFTSVVKVSPTHAKATYALADAYEKKGDLSQAETYYKKALTINPGLTNIYAFLANLYISQNRRQEAQILLTKALNIPGDLHYVYVSLARLYRDQKDYQKAIEYYQLGIKSGRQDARLEHELGLVFYVAQEFEAAKLTMKKAIELDPYFAEAKINMARILQQENLYDEANLYLSQALKLEPNNADANNLYGAGLLAKGDLCQAKTYFIKAINLDNQLAEAHNNLGLTFVQMNLYTEARREFRLTLQIDPNYLFAKQNLILLNEKEQVKGSVINCN, encoded by the coding sequence ATGAAAGATAATTTGACAAACTACTCTAATCTTTCCTTAACTAAATCTCAGCAAAACTTATTAATTATCTTAACAATAATATTTGTTAGTTTTTTAGCTTTTGCTAATAGTTCATTAGGAGAATTTGTTTATGACGATATTACATTAATACAAACTAATAATAGCCTAAATTCTCTTAGTAAAATACCAGAGCTATTTTTACAAAGTTACTTTGGAGAAGGTAACATTGCTGGAACATATCGACCATTAACAATGCTAAGCTTTGCCTTAAATTATGCAATTAGTGGATTAGAACCTTATAGCTATCACTTAGTAAATATATTTATAAATACAATTAACAGTTTGTTAGTTTATTGGATAGTAAAATATTATTCCCAAAGTAAATTACTAGGTATATTTACAGCACTGCTATTTTCAGTCCACCCTGTTCATAGTGAATCAGTTGCAGCTATTTATGGTCGTCCAGAATTACTTGTTACAATGTTTTTACTAATAGCCTGGGTTTATTACTTAAAATCATTAACAAGTAAATATTACTATATTATATCTTTGTTAAGCTATTTTTTATCATTATTTTGCAAAGAAAGTGGAATAGTTTTTTTTGGTATTTTACTCTTAGTTCAGTTTTGTACTAAAACTTCTTGGAAAGAAAAACTTATTCCTGAAATAAAGGCTTGGGGCTATATTCTTTGTACTATTCCTTATTTAGTTATTCGTACTTTAGTTACAGGTGCTTTTGGTGTTCCAAAGGCGGGTCAACTTTTAGGGGCAGAAAGCTTTCTTACTCGCCTTTACACAATGAGCTTAGGTTTTGTTCAATATTTTAAGATGTTAGTTTGGCCGTTTAATTTAGCTACTGAATATGACTACTCAATCATTCCAAAAACAACAACATTAAATTTAACAGCAAGTCTATCATTGTTATTAATTTTTTTAATAATAGCATTTGCTTTGTGGCAAAGTGGAAAAACCCCAATTATAAGTTTTGCTATTTTGTTTTTTTTTGTTACTACTAGCATTATTTCTAATATATTTTTTCCAACAGGAATTTTAATTGCTGAAAGAGTAATTTATTTACCTTTAGCCTCAATTTGTTTACTTTTAGCTGCTTTTTTTTATCAACTTTATCAATTAGGTTGGCAAAAATTATCCTTATTTAGTTTTATCCTTGTACTAAGTTTAATGATTACTACTACTTATTATAGGAATTTAGATTTTCAAAATAATATTGCCTTATTTACTTCTGTAGTAAAAGTTTCGCCCACTCATGCAAAAGCCACTTATGCTTTAGCCGATGCTTATGAAAAAAAAGGAGATCTTAGCCAAGCAGAAACTTACTATAAAAAAGCTTTGACTATTAATCCAGGACTTACAAATATTTATGCTTTTTTAGCTAACTTATATATTTCCCAAAATCGCCGCCAAGAAGCCCAAATCTTATTAACAAAAGCTTTAAATATTCCTGGTGATTTACATTATGTTTATGTTTCCTTAGCACGTCTTTATCGGGATCAAAAAGATTATCAAAAAGCTATAGAGTATTATCAATTAGGCATTAAAAGTGGTAGGCAAGATGCTAGATTAGAACATGAATTAGGACTAGTTTTCTATGTTGCTCAAGAATTTGAGGCAGCAAAATTAACTATGAAAAAAGCTATTGAACTAGACCCTTATTTTGCTGAAGCAAAGATAAACATGGCTAGAATACTACAACAAGAAAACCTATATGATGAGGCTAATCTTTATTTAAGCCAAGCCTTAAAGTTAGAGCCAAATAATGCTGATGCTAATAACCTTTATGGAGCAGGTTTACTTGCTAAAGGTGATTTATGTCAAGCTAAAACTTACTTTATAAAAGCTATCAACTTAGATAATCAACTTGCAGAAGCACATAATAATTTAGGTCTTACATTTGTACAAATGAATCTTTACACTGAAGCACGTCGTGAATTTAGGCTTACTTTACAAATAGATCCTAATTACCTTTTTGCCAAACAAAACCTAATTTTATTAAATGAAAAAGAACAAGTTAAGGGTTCTGTGATTAATTGTAATTAA